The following are encoded in a window of Francisella tularensis subsp. tularensis genomic DNA:
- the lipB gene encoding lipoyl(octanoyl) transferase LipB, with translation MNNIYQKDLGLQQYTKVFEDMLEFTSTRTPETNDEIWLVEHPAVFTQGKHGKPEHILNSHNIPIVATDRGGQVTYHGPGQAVIYFLLDIKRNKLGAKKLVTTVEQACINMLDKYYNLKAHIIDGAHGIYINNQKIASLGLRIKQGKSYHGIAINTNMDLTPFSYINPCGYSGLKMCQLANFYQEADIKKVQQQYTAEFVTLLNNSI, from the coding sequence ATGAATAATATTTACCAAAAAGACTTGGGTTTACAACAATATACCAAAGTGTTTGAGGATATGCTTGAGTTTACTTCAACACGAACTCCTGAAACTAACGATGAAATATGGCTAGTTGAACACCCTGCTGTTTTTACTCAAGGTAAACATGGTAAGCCAGAACATATTCTAAATTCGCATAATATCCCAATAGTTGCAACTGATCGTGGTGGTCAGGTTACTTATCATGGTCCAGGTCAAGCGGTGATATATTTTCTTCTTGATATTAAGAGAAATAAGCTTGGTGCCAAAAAGTTAGTAACAACTGTTGAGCAAGCTTGTATCAATATGCTTGATAAATATTATAATCTAAAGGCTCATATTATTGATGGAGCTCATGGTATATATATAAACAATCAAAAAATTGCCTCTTTAGGCTTAAGAATCAAACAAGGTAAAAGCTATCACGGTATTGCTATAAATACTAATATGGATCTTACACCATTTAGCTACATTAATCCCTGTGGTTATAGTGGTTTAAAAATGTGTCAATTAGCTAATTTCTATCAAGAAGCTGATATTAAGAAAGTTCAGCAGCAATATACTGCTGAGTTTGTAACTTTGCTAAATAACTCTATCTGA
- a CDS encoding YbeD family protein, translating to MSESNNHNQQETFFEFPCQFPIKIMANPQKETVEFILSVFEKYIPNHSEIDFNTKESKTGKYISITAIFTADSKEQLDNIYKEISAHPEVHMVL from the coding sequence ATGTCTGAAAGTAATAATCACAATCAACAAGAAACTTTTTTTGAGTTTCCTTGCCAATTTCCAATAAAAATAATGGCAAATCCTCAGAAAGAAACTGTTGAGTTTATTCTAAGTGTTTTTGAGAAATATATACCAAATCATAGTGAAATAGACTTTAATACCAAAGAAAGTAAAACTGGTAAATATATTTCTATAACTGCGATTTTTACCGCAGATAGTAAAGAACAGCTAGATAATATCTACAAAGAAATTTCAGCACATCCAGAAGTTCACATGGTTTTATAA
- the dacD gene encoding D-alanyl-D-alanine carboxypeptidase, with translation MKLIKIALLTASITAGVAFAAPNISAYSDPYFNGANGLAQKDIIIRPANIELDAPAWVTMDYRTGDIVSEKNMDVRRAPASLTKIMTSYIVASEIKAGNLSWDTMIPISENAASTGGSKMYVKAGAKVSVRNLVTGMDVVSGNDATIALAEYIGGTTQAFTDLMNQTAKAIGMNNTHFANPDGLPGGEQYTTAHDMALLARSYIYNFPEAYKVYDDKGLVWNATKQDSVSIADRKQCLPKFDRATGNVIESYTVKDLDDQAKDKCNKLFPKGDNFVLQNNRNRLLFTFDGADGMKTGHTDAAGYCLVSSAKQDGERFISVVLGTTSSAKRDSESAKLLRYALSKYENVLLYKANSPVTISADNIPNAKAGQKLTVASNQNIYKTVPKTYVPYLKQGIEFNPNLNAPIKTGQTVGNLVITLGDTKEEIASIPVVAMNNVSQKGWW, from the coding sequence ATGAAATTGATAAAAATAGCTTTATTAACAGCTAGTATAACAGCGGGGGTAGCTTTTGCTGCGCCTAATATATCTGCCTACTCTGATCCTTATTTCAATGGAGCTAATGGACTCGCGCAGAAAGATATTATTATAAGACCTGCAAACATTGAGCTAGATGCTCCAGCTTGGGTAACGATGGATTATCGTACTGGAGATATTGTTAGTGAAAAAAATATGGACGTCAGAAGAGCCCCTGCAAGCTTAACTAAAATCATGACTTCCTATATAGTTGCTAGTGAAATAAAAGCTGGTAATCTAAGCTGGGATACAATGATCCCAATTAGTGAAAATGCTGCTTCTACAGGTGGTTCAAAGATGTATGTTAAAGCCGGTGCTAAGGTATCTGTAAGAAATCTTGTAACTGGTATGGATGTAGTGTCTGGTAATGATGCTACTATTGCTCTTGCTGAATATATCGGCGGAACTACACAAGCCTTTACTGATTTAATGAATCAAACAGCAAAGGCTATTGGCATGAATAATACTCATTTTGCTAATCCAGATGGACTTCCAGGTGGTGAGCAATATACTACTGCTCATGATATGGCGTTGCTTGCAAGATCATACATATATAATTTCCCAGAAGCATATAAAGTATACGACGATAAGGGCTTAGTTTGGAATGCCACAAAACAAGACTCGGTAAGTATTGCTGATCGTAAACAGTGCTTACCTAAGTTTGATCGCGCTACTGGAAATGTCATAGAGAGCTATACGGTCAAAGATCTTGATGATCAAGCTAAAGATAAATGTAATAAGCTTTTTCCTAAAGGTGATAATTTCGTATTACAAAATAATAGAAATAGATTACTATTTACATTTGATGGGGCGGATGGTATGAAGACTGGTCATACTGATGCTGCTGGATACTGTCTAGTTTCATCTGCTAAACAAGATGGCGAGAGATTTATTTCTGTAGTTCTTGGTACTACTAGTTCTGCTAAGAGAGATTCAGAATCAGCTAAATTACTAAGATATGCTCTGAGTAAGTATGAAAATGTACTTTTATACAAAGCAAATTCTCCAGTTACAATTAGTGCTGATAATATCCCTAATGCAAAAGCTGGACAAAAGTTAACTGTAGCTTCAAATCAAAATATTTATAAAACAGTACCTAAAACTTATGTCCCTTATCTAAAGCAAGGTATAGAATTTAATCCAAATTTGAACGCTCCTATTAAAACAGGTCAAACTGTAGGTAATTTAGTGATTACACTAGGTGATACTAAGGAGGAAATTGCTAGTATACCTGTAGTTGCTATGAATAATGTTTCACAAAAAGGTTGGTGGTAA
- the ppa gene encoding inorganic diphosphatase, whose protein sequence is MLKNIPCGKDIPNDFNVVIEIPQDSDPIKYEFDKDSNMIVVDRFMSSTMRYPCNYGFVPNTLYDDGDPIDVLVLAPYPLAVGCVINCRAVGVFKMEDDGGVDAKVIAVPSSKLTKEYDHINDVDDLPVSLKQKIEHFFTHYKDLDSGKWVKVEGWDNAAFARKEIEKSVKNYK, encoded by the coding sequence ATGCTAAAGAATATACCTTGTGGAAAAGATATTCCTAATGATTTTAATGTTGTAATAGAAATACCTCAAGATAGCGATCCTATAAAATATGAATTTGATAAAGATAGCAACATGATAGTTGTTGATAGGTTTATGTCATCTACTATGAGATATCCTTGTAATTATGGTTTTGTGCCAAATACTCTTTATGATGATGGAGATCCTATCGATGTATTGGTTTTAGCGCCATATCCTTTAGCAGTTGGTTGTGTAATAAACTGTAGAGCAGTTGGTGTGTTTAAAATGGAAGATGATGGTGGTGTTGATGCTAAAGTTATTGCAGTACCTAGCTCTAAGTTAACTAAAGAATATGATCATATTAACGATGTTGATGATTTGCCGGTATCTTTAAAGCAAAAAATTGAGCATTTCTTTACACATTACAAAGATTTAGACTCAGGTAAGTGGGTTAAAGTAGAAGGCTGGGATAATGCTGCCTTTGCTAGAAAAGAAATCGAAAAATCTGTAAAAAACTACAAATAG
- a CDS encoding KdsC family phosphatase — protein MKINHSRNSINIKLLILDVDGVLTDGKIIVTNDGDELKNFDVKDGLGIVLMQKLGIKVAIITGKQSKIVDDRFKNLELDPEDILQGQKNKLKAYEFLKSKYKLNDSDIAYMGDDLPDIILMNKVAISAAPADAMAIAKDYADYVCKADGGAGAVREFCEYLIKQLNLYDKIVDDYIQSGGVR, from the coding sequence ATGAAAATAAATCACTCAAGAAACTCAATAAATATTAAACTGTTGATTCTCGATGTAGATGGTGTGTTAACAGATGGCAAAATAATAGTAACTAATGATGGTGACGAGCTTAAAAATTTTGATGTCAAAGATGGTTTAGGGATTGTCCTTATGCAGAAACTTGGAATCAAAGTTGCTATTATCACAGGTAAACAATCAAAAATTGTTGATGATAGATTTAAAAACTTAGAATTAGATCCTGAAGATATTTTGCAAGGTCAAAAAAATAAACTAAAAGCTTATGAATTTCTCAAGTCAAAATATAAGCTAAATGATAGTGATATAGCATATATGGGAGATGATTTGCCAGATATAATCTTGATGAATAAAGTAGCCATTTCTGCAGCACCAGCTGATGCTATGGCTATTGCCAAAGATTATGCTGATTATGTTTGTAAAGCTGATGGCGGTGCTGGTGCAGTAAGAGAATTTTGTGAATATCTAATCAAACAATTAAATCTCTATGACAAGATTGTGGATGATTATATTCAAAGTGGCGGAGTGAGATAA
- the lptC gene encoding LPS export ABC transporter periplasmic protein LptC has product MKFFTKYSLFANVLSIIVIIFSMLYISYNALDGGKPLKNIPQKNRVELKAFDFNYNKYDSSGNLAMSFFAKELQRYLNQDLYMTDITEKSYDKATEKLDWQVQAKHAQQLANQNLIHLYDGVNAIMITKKSADNTQKTSDNDSTPDKIYIKSSEMFYNSSSKDFYNNRFTKMYDPKTGNNTTGTGVKGNSETKIIELSQNVRSYYATS; this is encoded by the coding sequence ATGAAGTTTTTTACAAAATACTCCTTATTTGCGAATGTACTCTCTATAATTGTAATTATTTTTTCAATGCTGTATATAAGCTATAATGCTCTAGATGGCGGTAAACCGCTCAAAAATATACCACAAAAAAATCGTGTTGAATTAAAAGCCTTTGATTTTAATTACAATAAATATGACTCAAGTGGTAACCTTGCAATGAGTTTTTTTGCTAAAGAGCTGCAACGTTATCTTAATCAAGATTTGTATATGACAGATATTACCGAAAAAAGCTATGATAAAGCCACAGAAAAGCTTGATTGGCAAGTACAAGCAAAACATGCTCAGCAATTAGCAAATCAGAATCTGATACACTTATATGATGGTGTTAATGCTATTATGATTACAAAAAAATCAGCAGATAATACTCAAAAGACTTCTGATAATGATTCAACACCAGATAAGATCTATATAAAAAGCTCTGAAATGTTTTATAATTCAAGTTCTAAAGATTTTTATAATAATAGATTTACTAAAATGTATGATCCTAAAACTGGTAACAACACCACAGGAACTGGTGTAAAGGGAAACTCTGAGACTAAAATTATAGAATTAAGCCAAAATGTAAGGAGCTATTATGCGACAAGCTAG
- a CDS encoding LptA/OstA family protein — protein sequence MRQARLFIIISLLIASNAYSNFEENKIDYSSPIYNSSIQEDNAADEEKENNSDDNNLKEYGPVTICANNAVYDDNKGVLTYLGNVFVMQIHNKHILCHQPNNLKKGVSYFIRDNTLPFKQLQQKWLEQAKLLCSQEQECNFISGQKLIINLDKDRKIKTFTMLSEGDEKSRFYTFPTSTNPNYSSSKTVTRGPVEGSSKKIVYDVTDKHLELYKKAIAYQNDNVYRGEKVIFDITHDLISIPGSVDRRSTIILDGLQNQTKIDTGLTPISQYKNKPN from the coding sequence ATGCGACAAGCTAGGCTATTTATTATAATTTCTCTTTTAATTGCGTCAAACGCGTATTCAAATTTCGAAGAAAATAAGATTGATTATAGCTCTCCTATATATAACTCTTCTATACAGGAAGATAATGCAGCTGATGAGGAAAAAGAGAATAACTCCGATGATAATAACCTAAAAGAGTATGGTCCTGTAACTATTTGTGCAAATAATGCTGTTTATGACGATAATAAAGGAGTACTAACTTATTTAGGCAATGTATTTGTAATGCAAATTCATAATAAGCATATTTTATGTCATCAGCCAAATAACTTAAAAAAAGGTGTAAGTTATTTCATAAGAGACAATACTTTACCATTTAAACAACTACAACAAAAATGGTTAGAGCAAGCAAAATTATTATGTTCTCAAGAACAAGAGTGTAATTTCATCTCTGGACAAAAGCTAATTATAAATTTAGACAAAGATAGAAAAATAAAGACTTTCACAATGCTTTCAGAAGGTGATGAAAAATCACGATTCTATACATTTCCGACTAGTACTAATCCTAACTATAGTAGTTCAAAAACTGTAACTAGAGGGCCTGTTGAAGGAAGTTCTAAAAAGATTGTTTATGATGTTACTGATAAGCATTTAGAGCTTTATAAGAAAGCTATAGCTTATCAAAATGACAATGTATATCGTGGCGAAAAGGTGATTTTTGATATAACTCATGACTTAATATCCATACCTGGTAGTGTCGATAGAAGGTCAACAATAATATTGGATGGTCTTCAAAACCAAACAAAAATTGATACTGGCCTTACACCTATTAGTCAGTACAAAAATAAACCAAATTAA
- the lptB gene encoding LPS export ABC transporter ATP-binding protein: MERYTLEAKRLGKKYGSRWVVNNVSMKVSTGEIVGLLGPNGAGKTTSFYMIVGLVAATRGKVRMGQEDVTKMPIHLRARRGLGYLPQEASVFRKLSVEDNIVAILETRKDLNKIQIEEKLNELLDEFSIQHIRKSLGMSLSGGERRRVEIARALAMDPKFILLDEPFAGVDPVSVIEIKEVVRHLKDRGIGVLITDHNVRETLDICERAYIVNAGNMLAAGTPEEVLADETVRKVYLGEDFKL; encoded by the coding sequence ATGGAAAGATACACATTAGAAGCTAAAAGATTAGGCAAAAAATATGGTTCACGCTGGGTTGTGAATAATGTCTCTATGAAAGTTTCAACTGGTGAAATTGTTGGTCTTTTGGGCCCAAATGGTGCCGGAAAGACAACATCATTCTATATGATTGTAGGCTTAGTTGCAGCTACACGTGGTAAAGTACGCATGGGTCAAGAGGATGTAACAAAAATGCCGATTCACCTGAGAGCTAGAAGAGGATTAGGCTATTTGCCTCAGGAAGCTTCGGTTTTTAGAAAGCTAAGTGTCGAGGACAATATTGTCGCAATTTTAGAAACTCGTAAAGATCTAAATAAAATTCAAATCGAAGAAAAACTCAATGAGCTTTTAGACGAATTTAGTATACAGCATATTCGTAAAAGTTTAGGTATGAGTTTATCTGGTGGTGAGCGTAGAAGAGTTGAGATTGCTCGAGCATTAGCTATGGATCCTAAGTTTATCCTACTTGATGAGCCTTTTGCAGGGGTTGACCCAGTGTCGGTGATAGAGATTAAAGAGGTTGTCCGTCATCTTAAAGATAGAGGTATAGGTGTTTTGATTACAGATCATAACGTACGCGAGACGCTAGATATTTGTGAAAGAGCTTATATTGTAAATGCTGGTAATATGCTTGCAGCGGGAACTCCAGAAGAAGTTCTAGCCGATGAAACAGTTAGAAAAGTATATCTAGGTGAAGATTTCAAATTATAA
- a CDS encoding fumarylacetoacetate hydrolase family protein has translation MQIDLTKSKVICVGRNYVEHIHELNNEVPDNPVIFIKPNSSITKTLKLSSKRETHYECEIVFIFDNNSNIKAVGLGLDLTDRNLQSKLKAKGLPWELAKAFDNSAVISEFVAIDSKDIAFLNFKAYKNDILIQQGSYDLMIYKPQQIIDFLQQNEISICENDLLMTGTPKGVGVVNTGDKFKIELFCRDKKILATTF, from the coding sequence ATGCAAATTGATCTAACAAAGTCAAAAGTAATTTGTGTCGGAAGAAATTACGTTGAGCATATTCATGAGCTTAATAATGAAGTTCCTGACAATCCAGTTATTTTTATAAAACCTAATTCAAGTATAACTAAAACTCTAAAATTATCTTCAAAAAGAGAAACTCACTATGAATGTGAAATAGTTTTTATTTTTGATAATAATTCAAATATAAAAGCCGTCGGTTTGGGATTAGATTTGACTGATAGAAATTTACAGTCAAAACTTAAGGCAAAAGGACTACCATGGGAATTGGCAAAAGCTTTTGATAATAGTGCGGTGATTAGTGAGTTTGTTGCAATAGATAGTAAAGATATTGCATTTTTGAATTTCAAAGCATACAAGAATGATATTCTAATTCAGCAAGGTAGTTATGATTTAATGATCTATAAACCTCAACAAATTATAGATTTTTTGCAGCAAAATGAAATCTCAATATGTGAAAATGATTTACTAATGACTGGAACTCCTAAAGGTGTTGGTGTAGTAAATACTGGTGATAAGTTTAAAATCGAGTTATTTTGTAGAGATAAAAAAATATTAGCAACAACTTTTTAG
- a CDS encoding alpha/beta hydrolase fold domain-containing protein produces the protein MWAIVGSSGFESFDDFEIIEELPRETPFGLCSNGLFKIKVEDKEVLFLNRTGLGQNILPHQINYKANIYALKKYGATSIIALSSVRSLREELKPGDMVIPYQFIDRTKSLREFTFCEQGLLNYVSLSKPITESIAEEIRAKKKEFDFEIHFKQSYVCIEGPQFPTIIDAKCFQSMGGGVIGMTAFPEFALAREAGLNYISCNFIVDYVPWSYDVRNLYNVLEIRETSNLKAEKLVKWLVNNLPFYAENDCHELGIARYLSTPIESLPPNKKAWLKVIAKDNSEHEEALEAEILKKVPDLYGGIKTIPAKLQDLLTFIGKYDREGNRKDLEATRKAAASLDLYSYPKVDLENVEDIQITHDDDGHNIPVRVYNPKVDEKLKVIIFSHGGGFVSGTLDSFDAFCRKLALTTNRVVFSVDYRLAPEHKFPAGLNDVEFVAEHIFKHSKKFGVSKKKFTLMGDSAGANLTVLATYNLLQKDTVKIANNIILYPSVDLSHMPTKSLEDFASGYILTKAKTMWYSELYVPENIDKRSPEVSPFYIKELDNMPRTLVMTVGYDPLRDEGLLFAERLLRHDVEVQHYHFDSLVHGFINFSKLIPKEMDVLHSRVVKFLG, from the coding sequence ATGTGGGCAATTGTAGGAAGTAGTGGTTTTGAATCTTTTGATGACTTTGAGATTATAGAAGAATTGCCACGAGAAACGCCATTTGGTTTGTGTTCGAATGGTTTATTTAAAATAAAAGTTGAAGATAAAGAGGTATTATTTCTCAATAGAACTGGTTTGGGTCAGAATATATTACCCCATCAAATAAACTACAAAGCTAATATTTACGCACTAAAGAAATATGGAGCTACTTCAATTATTGCTTTATCTTCGGTTAGAAGCTTAAGAGAAGAGCTAAAACCTGGTGATATGGTTATTCCATATCAGTTTATCGATAGAACCAAATCTCTAAGAGAGTTTACATTTTGTGAACAAGGATTGCTAAACTATGTTTCACTTTCAAAACCTATAACAGAGAGTATTGCCGAAGAGATTAGAGCAAAGAAAAAAGAATTTGATTTTGAGATTCATTTTAAACAAAGTTATGTCTGTATCGAAGGTCCACAGTTTCCAACTATAATCGATGCTAAATGTTTTCAAAGTATGGGTGGTGGTGTTATAGGTATGACAGCATTTCCAGAATTTGCTTTAGCAAGGGAAGCTGGATTGAACTATATTAGCTGTAATTTTATTGTTGACTATGTGCCTTGGTCGTATGATGTTAGAAATTTATATAACGTTTTAGAAATACGTGAAACAAGTAATCTCAAAGCAGAAAAATTAGTTAAATGGCTAGTAAATAATTTACCATTTTATGCTGAGAATGATTGTCATGAGTTAGGTATTGCTAGATATCTATCAACACCAATAGAATCATTACCACCAAATAAAAAAGCATGGCTAAAAGTTATCGCTAAAGATAATTCTGAACATGAAGAAGCACTTGAGGCTGAAATTCTTAAAAAAGTTCCAGATTTATATGGTGGTATTAAAACTATACCAGCAAAATTACAAGATTTATTAACCTTTATCGGTAAATATGATCGTGAGGGAAATAGAAAAGATTTAGAAGCAACTCGAAAGGCTGCTGCATCATTAGATCTATATAGCTACCCTAAAGTTGATCTAGAAAATGTTGAAGATATCCAAATCACTCATGATGATGATGGTCATAATATTCCAGTTAGAGTATATAACCCTAAAGTTGATGAAAAACTCAAAGTGATAATTTTTTCTCATGGTGGTGGCTTTGTATCTGGTACTTTAGATTCGTTTGATGCTTTTTGTCGCAAACTTGCACTAACTACGAATAGGGTAGTTTTCTCGGTTGATTATCGCCTAGCTCCGGAGCATAAATTCCCAGCAGGTCTAAATGATGTTGAATTTGTTGCTGAACATATTTTCAAACATTCCAAGAAATTTGGAGTTTCCAAAAAGAAATTTACACTGATGGGCGACAGTGCTGGAGCTAACTTAACTGTCTTAGCGACATATAATTTACTACAGAAAGACACTGTTAAAATTGCTAATAATATTATCCTATATCCTTCAGTTGATTTATCGCACATGCCTACAAAATCACTAGAAGATTTTGCTAGTGGTTATATCTTAACTAAAGCGAAAACGATGTGGTACTCCGAGCTATATGTGCCTGAAAATATCGATAAACGCTCTCCTGAAGTTTCTCCTTTTTATATTAAAGAATTAGATAATATGCCGAGAACTTTAGTCATGACGGTAGGTTATGACCCACTAAGAGATGAAGGGTTACTATTTGCTGAAAGGCTTCTTAGACATGATGTTGAGGTGCAGCACTATCATTTTGATAGTTTGGTTCATGGTTTTATCAATTTCTCAAAACTTATTCCAAAAGAAATGGATGTTCTGCATTCTAGAGTTGTTAAATTTCTTGGCTAA
- the truA gene encoding tRNA pseudouridine(38-40) synthase TruA yields the protein MKNYLLQIEYFGKNYCGWQRQSHSPSVQESLEKALSKIANQNIEVTCAGRTDTGVHATSQIVNFYSNADRPLSAWQRGVNALLPQDIKILAVQQVDNNFNSRFTAINRTYNYIIYNSATSSPIFAEHCLWENRELDIDKMNQACEYLLGEQDFSSFRSSQCQSNTPFRNIQKAEFIKQGSFIVFEVVGNAFLHHMIRNLVGSLLKVGLGFESPEWIKVVLEAKDRTQAAETAKAHGLYFVGVEYPEFSFKRQIIKLFC from the coding sequence ATGAAAAACTACCTACTACAAATCGAATACTTTGGCAAAAACTACTGTGGTTGGCAAAGACAATCTCATTCACCAAGTGTGCAAGAATCGCTTGAAAAAGCACTTTCAAAAATAGCAAATCAAAATATAGAAGTTACTTGTGCAGGGCGAACTGATACAGGCGTGCATGCAACTTCACAGATTGTTAATTTTTATTCTAATGCAGATAGGCCTTTAAGCGCATGGCAGCGTGGGGTAAATGCTTTGCTACCTCAAGATATTAAAATATTAGCAGTTCAACAAGTTGATAATAATTTTAATTCTAGGTTTACAGCTATAAATAGAACTTACAATTATATTATCTACAATTCTGCAACTAGCTCACCAATATTCGCGGAACATTGCTTATGGGAGAATAGAGAACTTGATATAGATAAGATGAATCAAGCTTGTGAATATCTTCTTGGCGAACAAGATTTTAGTTCTTTTAGATCATCACAATGTCAGTCAAATACACCATTTAGAAATATCCAAAAAGCTGAGTTTATCAAGCAGGGTAGTTTTATTGTTTTTGAGGTTGTTGGTAATGCTTTTTTACATCATATGATTAGAAATTTAGTAGGCTCATTATTAAAAGTAGGCTTAGGTTTTGAATCTCCAGAATGGATTAAAGTAGTATTAGAAGCTAAAGATAGAACACAAGCAGCTGAGACAGCTAAAGCACATGGTTTGTATTTTGTCGGTGTTGAATATCCGGAATTTAGCTTCAAACGGCAAATAATTAAATTGTTTTGTTAG
- a CDS encoding APC family permease translates to MKKLSTMAVVFISTGGMIGSGWLFSPYYGFQTAGQGVIISWFITALLTLLVALCFAEVASMLPIVSGTMRFLRITHSRTLGFLFVALGWISYLVYLPLEAQSVVQYLGFWFPNLVVTDSTSVYLSYYGVFVAFIIMLSLTYLNTYQLKNVAKINSIVSIWKIFLPIAIAVGMLAFYGSFKNYHANTVHISVNFEHILLAVTGSGLAFAFSGFQNGLIVANSAKNPRLAIPLSLIAPVVVSLTMYISLSLLFMFCVPESVNGFNAGVAPLLGLLSLFSLHIIYTILFIDAIVAPLGTGNVYTAVTGRVLQAFGLEFFKKSVLTRLNKNHVPIYCIWINFFVGLVFLFQFPTWTALVNFLSSLVLFSCLSGPVVLIIFRDKFSHIERKFKLPYYQLFGYLGFISCSYFIYWSGTFNLLCLVILVALICLLYWFIFMRQYFASVFKQTWFVCAYIISLWAISYIHELDLVNFPYDNLLVAIVSIIFLKIFIISQAATKDIEENIKDVMSEVENLKSI, encoded by the coding sequence ATGAAAAAACTATCTACAATGGCAGTTGTGTTTATTTCCACTGGGGGAATGATTGGTAGTGGCTGGTTATTTTCGCCATATTATGGTTTTCAAACAGCTGGACAAGGAGTGATAATTTCTTGGTTTATAACAGCCTTACTGACATTACTTGTAGCATTATGTTTTGCTGAGGTAGCTTCAATGTTACCGATAGTTTCTGGAACAATGAGATTTTTGCGTATTACTCATTCGCGTACATTAGGTTTTTTATTTGTTGCTTTGGGGTGGATTAGTTATCTTGTCTATTTACCATTAGAGGCGCAATCTGTAGTGCAGTATTTAGGCTTTTGGTTTCCAAATTTAGTCGTCACAGATTCAACTAGTGTTTACTTATCATATTATGGCGTTTTTGTTGCATTTATAATTATGCTGAGTTTGACATATCTAAATACATATCAGCTAAAAAATGTTGCAAAAATAAACTCAATTGTGAGTATTTGGAAGATATTTTTGCCTATAGCTATTGCCGTAGGAATGTTAGCATTTTATGGATCTTTTAAGAACTATCATGCTAATACGGTACATATAAGTGTGAATTTTGAGCATATTTTATTAGCTGTGACAGGTTCAGGTTTAGCTTTTGCATTTTCAGGATTCCAAAATGGTTTAATAGTCGCTAACTCTGCCAAGAATCCTAGATTAGCAATTCCATTATCTTTGATAGCTCCAGTTGTTGTTAGCTTAACAATGTATATATCTTTATCTTTGCTGTTTATGTTTTGTGTCCCTGAATCAGTCAATGGTTTCAATGCTGGTGTAGCACCACTTTTAGGTTTATTAAGCTTATTTAGCTTACATATTATCTATACGATACTCTTTATCGATGCGATCGTAGCACCTCTCGGAACGGGTAACGTTTATACAGCTGTAACTGGTAGGGTTTTGCAGGCATTTGGTTTAGAGTTTTTCAAAAAATCAGTTCTGACAAGGTTAAATAAAAATCATGTACCGATCTATTGTATTTGGATTAACTTTTTTGTTGGTTTAGTTTTCTTATTTCAATTTCCTACTTGGACAGCTTTGGTAAATTTCTTATCATCTTTGGTTTTATTTAGCTGTTTATCAGGTCCTGTAGTACTAATTATCTTTAGAGATAAGTTTTCACATATTGAGAGAAAGTTTAAGCTTCCTTATTATCAGCTATTTGGTTATTTAGGTTTTATATCTTGTTCATATTTTATATATTGGTCAGGAACTTTTAATTTGTTATGTCTAGTCATTCTAGTAGCATTGATATGCCTATTGTATTGGTTTATTTTTATGCGCCAATATTTTGCTAGCGTCTTTAAGCAAACATGGTTTGTTTGTGCTTATATCATATCTTTATGGGCTATTTCATACATCCATGAATTAGACCTAGTAAATTTTCCTTATGATAATTTATTAGTAGCTATTGTCAGTATTATTTTTCTCAAAATATTTATTATCAGCCAAGCTGCTACCAAAGATATTGAGGAAAATATCAAGGATGTAATGTCAGAGGTTGAAAATCTTAAAAGTATTTAA